tccacggccaacaccaccagaaaaaactttcattaatcaaagaccattacaagctctttccgcaacccaagacaagactcaaagagttaacaagacatacccgagaacaccattggAGAAACCATAGAAATCAACTCTATAACATTCGCCAAACCAGCCTCATGTTttctcttctacaccgtcttcaTAGCTGCtattaacagaggagaaacatggaaagcactagaaacttggtttagggcaaagccccaaaccctaaacactagaacaccaaaatcctttcTCTACAAGTTTctctctcacaccgatattgaccttcacagTAGCACACGAGCCTCCCTACCAAAGAGACCAAAACCCTGAGCACAAGGATtaaccactcttctaggttggattttCTCTACACCTCTAATTTTATTCCTTTATATAGAGAAACAAACTTGGCCCTTAAGAAAACTTTGCTTTGGAAACAAGTTTTCCTAACTTGGACCCCAAGTTCCTAAACTTTAAGAACAAGTTTATGCAAGGTAGAGTTTTACCAAAACTCTAACTCTTAACCACCGGCTACACCCCACAGTTTCATACATGAACCGGCAGAGTTTTTGGTTCTAGTCTTTGGTAGCTTTGATTGTTTTACAGTTTTTCCTGTTGGTGTTCCATGACCTTTGAATGAAGGAGGTTTTACTTTGAGTTTGTTTTCCATTGCTATCAGACTACTGCGCAAACCCTAACTTGAGCTTCACAATTGTAGAGAACTTGTTCAATTGGAATTAACTTAGAAAAAAGGCAGGATTTTGAGATTGGGCCGTGGTGACCGGAAGCGGTTAAGGCCTTGAGCTGTCTCTGGTGATCCCGGTCCTAGTTTTACATTGGCCTCCCTGAATTGTTAAGCCATATTACCTCAAGCAAAAAGAACAAGATCACGCATCTATAATACTAAAGGTGGGTGATGGTGAGTTGTAAGTGTACACCATGGCAAAGCTTCAATAAATATAGAGAAACGCAACAAATGTTGGCATCCGCTCTTAACAATTGTTTTCGCGggcaaaagaaaaatattccaATGTCTCAGCATATGCTCTCAACAAGCATATGCTGCATATCTCTAATAGAGTAATTAATCCAGAAAATTCTATAAATGTACCAGTTTTACAACTAAAATGATTATTTGGAAGAGTACATGTAGGCGTAAACATGCATATCGCTGTTACTTCTAGTTGTCTTTCTCTAGCTAGTAACCAAAATTAAAacatgtatttatttatttttccgagCAATAATATAAACATTTGAGTTGGGATAATTCAAATTACTGGTATCCGAACAATAATCGTCATTATAAAATATATAAACCATACTAGTTATTGTAATCTGAACATGAAAGAATAATCTGCCGCAAGAAGGACAACTTTTGCAACCCATCATGCTCCCAAAACAACAGAACACTTGTGAAAAACTTAAACATAAAAGAAAATCACTTCAAAAATAAATTGGAGTCAAACATGAAGTGGGGTGTTCAAATCTACCTAATGAAACCAAAAATAGATCTAGGGGAATAATCATATGCCGTCATTATGAATCATTCGAAGGGTTTAGGACATGCCCCATGAACAGCACCACGCCACTTCGCCCCTCTCTTATAATGAACATGAATGGATGATCTGCCACAAAATCGACACGAGGAGGGGATACACGTGGACGGATTTTGGAAGCCTTCATACCCCACaaagcagcagtagcagcagcaattTCAGTTCCTTTTTCATCAACTTCGACAAAGCACTTGTGAAAAACATCCTCAACACTTAACTGACTGGTAGCATCAGTGTTCAACATCTCCGTCAGGTCTGCTTTCTTTTTGTCAAAGGGAAAATCAATACCTACTTCCTTGAGTACTCTTAAGGcttcaaaatcaaaaaaagaTTTTAAATTTCGGAACCTTAAATTCTCCTGTTAGCACCGTACACCGATCGACCGGGACACATTTATGCAGAAAATCAGCGGGCTCAGAGCTCACTTTTGCTATAATTTCACCAAGCCCATCTCGTTGCTCAGGTAAAATTATCTACATAGAAAAACGTGGAATAGAATCATCTGTTCCTGAACATTCATACGGGAGTTCAAGTACTCTGAAGCTATCGTAACAAGTAATATATTGTTTTTCTGTGGACGACATGAAGGGAACTTGCACTGTTGTTTCCCCATCCAGGAGATAGAACTCCGACACCTTAGTTTGAGAAGGTAGAAATCGAACAGATTTGTTCCAGCTTCCTTTGAAATAGAGTGCATTCGCATATATAAACTGTGTATCCTCATTGACTGCTCCGTCAGGAAAAAAGATTCTTAATTAATccctttgttttcttttcaacCCATGGGTTCACCTTGTTCAACACTTCTTGGGTCTAATTAAAATACATTAAAACGAAACTAGTAAGCACTGAAAAGGAGATGAATGTcgaaaaaaatatgtaaaaaaaatgtaaaaaaaaaaaaaagaaaaagtagggTTTTGAATTTCTCATACCTTATTTTCGAAATCCACAGCTTCGGCTTTTGCTTTATATATTGTGGTCGCAACTTCTTTGAATGAAGGTTTTATAGGAAAAGATTCTTTAATCCAAACACCACTAATGAAAGAAAGTTCGGGTTTAGATCGTGTTTTGCATAAGGATTCAATGAGTTTAGAGTTAACAGAATTCAGATCGTTAACGCTTTTAGAATTGACGAAGCCTAGTATCTGTTTTAAGGTTTCGCCACTTGCTCCAGAAGCTACTAAACCTAGAGCGTTGTCGCTTGAGAAAGGAGAGAATACAAAACTCTTGTCCTTCGCTTCGCTTAACCAGACATCCTGGACTAGTTTCATACATGAGTTGGCTACTTTCTTGCTTTTCTTTGCCTTTGATACTTTCACATTTTTTCTTGTTGATGATCGATCACCTTTGAATGAGGGAGGTTTTACTTTGAGCTTGTTCTCCATTGCTCACTTGCATGCACAAACCTTAAACTCTCAGTTTAAATAGGAGTTCCCTAAGTTAGGGTTAGCAAAAAGCTCGCTAAtatatatggaaagaattaacttgatcacaaaaataataaaaagtaaaaaattaCCATCTAAATGCGGTCGATGGCCCAACATGTTAGCTAAAATTTGCTATGCAACCAAAATGAGCAGCAAAgacttaaaacaaaacaaaacaaaagaaaaagtcttGCGCCCCAAAATTTGCCAAGGGACATAAAACTATCTTCCGACTTCTGCACTGTCACCAAACTCTACGGTCATACATGAACCAGAATGGACTCCAAGAGCTAGCTATAATTTACCTCGTCGTCAAAGGATAACATCCTGTCATCCTCCAAGACATATGCAGTAAAAGTCGAGATTGACAGTGAGGTGTGTGTACAGATTTTTAGTGGTGGTTTCTCTGGCTTTTTGGATAATGGTTTAGTGATTTCTCTTCCTTTTGCTATAAGTTCACCGAGCCCATGTCGTTGGGCTTGGCGAAATTAAACACTTAATATTGGAcgatttttttggggactactccaaCATGGTGGGGATTACTATTAAggtggatattagaagtaatatTGAGTCACCCCTTTTCTAAGTTTTTTTAATACCAAGCTTGCCCTTGATAatgattagtgagttaattaatgattagtgagattaaattaataagttgatttttttcaaaagaagaattattgagagggagaagaagaagatgaagatgaagatgagggttttgaaaaaaaattagattttttttttaagagccACAATAAAAGTATGATGTTTTGGGTAGTCATGGATCCCACTTTCTCATTATCAGATCAAAATAGGTAAAAGTTAAACTGACAGGGTCCATTATTTACTATTGCAGCACTGAGGAGACAAACAATGTAACATGATAAAAAGAGTTAGGGCACCAACCAACTCACCATAAACACTCAATTCTTATTTGTAGGGACATGGGGAGGTATACTACTCCATTTCTGTTACTTTTTTTGCAGAGCTGTACATATTTACCTGATGTGAAGTTCAGTTCATGGTCTAATCACCTACTACTATGTATCTGCACCAAAATATCTTTGTCATTACGTGTTGCATCTCTCTGCCTCTATCCTGCAGCAGCACAAATAAAGGTATGCAGTATCTGACAAGCAACTTCCAGCAAGTTAAAGTACATGAAAATGCCCATCCTACATACAAAAATGAAACTTAGACTTTCTATCCTTTCCAATTAacatgtgtatctataagttacacatctagttagcatgtgtaactagtagctacacatgtATTTAGGTTGTGtaaatagaagttacacatctaaagCACTCGCCATTCCTAACTGAATCACAACATGAAATTAGAAAACAGTAAGTAAGAGGTGGAGGGCTAGAGTTTAGAACATGCAAGTGAAAAGGATTAAGAATGTCATATACCAATAAGCCAAAGCTCAAACCATGGCAATTGCTGCAAGCTCAAGGTTACCCAGATGACCAGCAACAGATTGGGTGATAACAAACATAGCATAAGAAGCTATACGCTGGACCAACAATATGCCAAAACTTCTTTGATTCAGTCCAAACTCTACTAGGCAAATCCCGTAATTCATTATGTGATaattcttctattttttttttatttttttttcccctTTTAATAAGGGAACGCTAATGTTGTCTGTCATTTTTTTGCTGCATCAATGTTAAGGTACTTAAGGTTCAGATGATGAAAATGAAGTGTTTTTCAGGATCAAGAGAAGCACACGGTTGAGAAAGCTCGTGAATGTATACTGTGATTGTCGGTGTATTTTACGTGTGCACGACTTTAACTCAATTACCTTTCTCTTTGATGGACGTCGTCTCGCAGACTCCTGATGAACTTGAAATGGAGGATGGGGATGCGCATGAAATTGATGCTATGCTGCACCAAACTGGTGGAATCATCATAGCatataaagaaagaaagaacatGGAATTCATAACAAAGTTAACgtataaatcatcaattaatattATTCTTATCACTCAAGcattcatcatcattgttactGTAAACTGAAAGTTCAACTTGCATTTTTCTCCTAGGGCCACATTTTTCCAAAAACGAATATCTTTTGTAATAAATATACAAAAGATAATTAATGTAGTACTGTCCATTAGGTGCTTGAGAGGTTTTGGATTTTAAAGGAAATAATTAATGTAGTACTGTCCATTAGGTGATGTATACATTGATTGGTGGTGAAACATAATAACCGGGAAACTACCATGGCAAAGTATTCAAGTCGAGAGCTACTGACACATGATGCGGGTGCTTATCTCAGGGCATATTTTCCTTCCAacatttcacaaaaaaaaatcccaTATCTGATTTAACCATACTTGGGTCATATTTTCAtataagaaaaagaagacgaCAACAAACTAATCTAGGATCCTGATGACCAAACTTGATAATGATGATAGTATTAAACGTGGAACTTTTCAAAAAAGCTCACTGGTGGCACTAAAATATGAATAATTTGGCACAAACGTAAACTTGTTCTATTAAGTCGAGAATTAGTTCACTAATTGAATTGCAGTTGGAGGCATACAAAAATGAATATCATAATTTTGAAATTGCAGCTAAAAATTATCATTGCAGATCTTCTTATCACATTCGatttaccttccttttgcgaacgATTTTTAGAGACTCATCCAAATTTTTCTCTAGTCCACGCAGTTCTTCAATGCTTAATTCACTCAAGTCGTCTTGCCCAGTCCTTGTGCTTCACAGATGACATATCTTCCACTGGCAAATTTCATCAAATCAAAAGCATCTAGTAAATAATTGACTACGGTTTCCAATTCAACCTAAATCCACAAAAAGTTCTCTAGCAGCAAAAACTTCATCTAAATGTCGTTTCCCAGCATCATTCAAAAACAACTTCCATTTCATATCTACCAAGAAATCGAAAattaaaattgaataaaattcaAATCAAATCTATGGGTAATAGAGATGATGAGTCGCTGATATCGAATCCTTAATCAGTTTTTAGATCGCAACTTGAAATTCAGAGTTACgatgattttgacgaatagcagatctgattttttttcaatattcttcaaaaaaaaaatccattaataCAACCAGAGAGAGTAGATGAATGTAAATCTAAGATCTAATTTCGATTTTGAAAAGTTTTTTTCTCAGATTTGTTTCTGAATAAATAAACTAAAATCTCTCAATTGACGCATAATCACTGATAGAAGAGAAAACTTATCTGCACTTAGC
This is a stretch of genomic DNA from Papaver somniferum cultivar HN1 chromosome 1, ASM357369v1, whole genome shotgun sequence. It encodes these proteins:
- the LOC113271523 gene encoding serpin-Z1C-like yields the protein MENKLKVKPPSFKGDRSSTRKNVKVSKAKKSKKVANSCMKLVQDVWLSEAKDKSFVFSPFSSDNALGLVASGASGETLKQILGFVNSKSVNDLNSVNSKLIESLCKTRSKPELSFISGVWIKESFPIKPSFKEVATTIYKAKAEAVDFENKIILPEQRDGLGEIIAKVSSEPADFLHKCVPVDRSLRVLKEVGIDFPFDKKKADLTEMLNTDATSQLSVEDVFHKCFVEVDEKGTEIAAATAALWGMKASKIRPRVSPPRVDFVADHPFMFIIREGRSGVVLFMGHVLNPSNDS